The DNA segment ttccacgcaaaaagataaattttcaatccagaagattcttttttaaccaaaagcagcaattttcaagaaaatatatgaattgtcaaccaaactgttgaatattcaaataatattataaatctccattaaaacaatgaatcttaaactgaaagcgttgaattttcaaaaaaaaaacacaaatcttaagttaaaaaattaagttccaacaaaaaaaaaatttttcaacaagtaaattaaaaaaatctaggtTTTTTCAAGGATGCAAAAATTCTCTGACACTTACAGGTTTTCCGGcttcttttttcattaatattcttttatctaccaattttaatattataaaatgtaattttaagtttttttacttaaaagtaaaACGAGTATATAATTTAGGAAGCCGTATCATAAAATAagttgataatagattttatgctttcacatCTTCAGGattgacctgaaactgaggtatcaggtcatgatgtttttaggtatactttctacgatgcctgtcggcaaacaattcgtagttttttacacgagtgaaaaccgaaatatctctttttatcaaaatgaatcatcgtgaaagctcaggacttctcaagggaAGCTACTAATATCCTTAGATTTTTTGAAATGGTAcagagacaacaaaatagtccaaaaaatcttacaactgaaaaataatttgggaacatctaaatccaaatcgattctgcataatacaagtttgcttctcgtgaaagaaagaatacagcataccaaatttcttttgcacactacctctaaaaaactattaaaacttcacctttttctatcaaataccctcagatttgacatttggtccacattcgaccgcatatcgtttgaccaatcccaacggattaaagagctttccacccaaaaacaaaattttacaaattacttccagtaaagcaatctcaactaacaaatacagtaaaaaacatgtccgaccaccctctcaacaatgaaatgatttcagccttatctaaaggacataattttgctgtagctccttcgaaaatcccaaaagaagaaataatcagcaatttagaatccacaatatataccctttcatccgaaaaagcgaatgacatacgacgcaggacggccaacattttacgccaagctcaagttccatcctgaAACTTAACAAACAggaaaaaaaccgcaattaaagaactcaatcaaaataaagatattataatattacccgcagaaaAAGGCAAcgcaacagtaataatgaataaagaagactataaacAAAATCATAGACCTTTTGACGATAcatagaaaaaacttaaaaaggaccccacaaaaacaatagtcagtaaaacaaagactcttctcaaagactctaaacttgacagtcaaacaatatctaacttaatacctactaatcccatctctccaaaactttacgggctccgaaaaatccacaaagaaaacattccactcagaccgatcgtcagcgcaataaactcattcattcatttgactttattaaaaagatacaagagATTTACATTAAACCCCAAGaaatcatagtgagtttcgacgtaGTATCCCTTTTTACAAAAGTAcgaatctcggatacaattgatattattaaatctttcacaaacttcccttccgagcttgtacctttgatagaacaatgtctcaataatacttacttctcgttcaataaccaattcttcgaacaaacctcaggggtagcaatgggatccccaatctcacctgtaatagccaatgtctttatggaacatctagaaactaatatcttcaaccaagccaaacttaaactagaattctggttccgttacgttgatgacacatttgttatctggcgacatggacgagatgaactaaataagtttttcgattttatcaatcaattaaatcctaatatccagttcaccatggaaatataacaaaacggaaaattgcctttcttggacgcaTTAGtgtacaaaaaatctgataacactaggacatgaagtttacaggaaacccacgcatacaaacagatacttacatgcctcctcccaccatcacccatctcaaaaacaatcggtcatcaactcccttgcatacagagctgtctccataacagacaaagacaacttacaaaaggaattacaaaacgttaaacaaatcctaataaagAAAGatcctacgaaagaaagagagagaaaaatgaccaccaccctaccttacatccaaggtgtcacataacaaataggaagaattctcaacaaacacaacatccaaaccatatttaaaccacctgcgaaaataggacaactactaaataatcctaaagataaaaaggcacccttcagtgatccaggagtatataaaattccttgttcttgtggcaaagtctatattggagaaaccgggagagcggtgagcgggccaacgtatgaaggaacatgaatgtaaagtcaggctaaaacatttcacacaatcagcactagctgaacatcatatcgaaacaggacataacattttatgtgatgaaacaacagtcattgcaaaaacacacaacaaatttccaagaaaacatagagaagtaatcgaaatcttaaaacaccctaataacatcaatagggacaatggatataataccaatccgatttggctttccgttctcccggattttttaaaaaagacttgattggccaatcaagttcgaccagtccccacggtggggcgctctggccaatcacaggcatcgtagaaagtatacctaagaacatcatgacctgataccacagtttcaggtcagccctgaatgttcacgaaacgtcggcaaagaattcgtagttttttacacgagtgaaacccgaaatatctctttttatcaaaataagttAATCTTAAGTCGTCTGATTTAAATAACAGTAATAAATACTTGATTGTTCTTCCTATTCATTTCACTCATTTATTGTGATAAATATAacgaaatttcataattaaaaattgctaaaaaaaatcagtccttacagtaaaactcttcaaaTCCATAAAGACTTAAATATCTAGATCGCCATCAAGATCTTCTTCCTCGTCATCATCCACATCCTCAGGCTCGTAATAAATAGTTGTCTTTTGAGGATTTATAGCTGCAGTATAAGGCAACGGAGTATTTCTTCTCTGTTCCATTTCCTTATCACTCATTTCTATTCTGAAAGAGGTTTGAACTGCTTTTGGTTTTTCTGAAAACGCTTTCTTTGTTTTGCGACTCGAATCATTCGAAATTTTCGCCGAGGTAATTTCGTAAGTTGTTACATCCTGTGTAACAAATTCCGACTGCCGCAAAATACCTCCTCCAGGTTTTCTGTGAGTATACCTCCCTTCGTAAGCGATAGTATTGTTCTGTGCAATTCTGAAATGCTGCTCCAATTTTAAATAAGTGGTTCCATAAGTTTCGATTTTGGGGATGTTAAGATTACCAAAATCTCTTCGAGATATTCCAATTAATTGGCCTGCTTTCTCCTTGAGTTTTTCGACAAAGGATATCGTTTTTTCGAGGCCTACTGATAAACTGAGAGTGCTCAAGCAATTTATTATAACGATAGAGTTTTGTGGAAAAGTTGTGAGGTATTTTTGCAACTTTTCCGGTATCGATTCGGTTTCGTTTGCTTTTATGGAATAAAAATCGGAAATGTTTATGTTGTCTAATTTCATGGAATTAAATTGATCGGCGTGAAGATGCTTTGGACTCGAAAATAAGAGCATTTCTATTTTGTTGCTCAGATTTTTGCTTTGCCACATTTTCAACCATCCTGTGATTAAAGTTTCGGCAAAGGTGGCCTCCACTcctgaaaattaagaaattctttgTGGAAATCTAAGAATCTAACGATGAAATAtagatcaattgaaaaaaaaaagaaagagtgagAAGGCAAACTCCACACCCCcttctttattttttcctttcttattttttaatttttattaggttCATCAATCGCTTTACTCGCACatgtaatttttcgaatttagggggtaaatttttgaactcaaaataaccatttttaatacatatttattttataggtttgtttttaatgtaatataaatatgattttcctaagattcttaaaaaaattcgaaaatatttttgaagttttcagaTACGAcaaagtaaaatttcaacaacaaaattaatcaaccaaaaattttaatttgcaaccaaacaagattttaatttgatataaagaACAGATGAAATTATACAGAAagccgaattttgaacaaaacagtttaatcctccacccaaagagataaattttcaaccagttgcattttcagccaaaaaagttgGAAACTTTAAGGGGGNNNNNNNNNNNNNNNNNNNNNNNNNNNNNNACACtggcaaaaaaatttctaaaaataatctttggagggaggaaaaacttatattttaactaaattttgcaatttttttgatttccgataaatctgcgttgagatatcgctggaaccgcaaatcatctttttcaagagGCGTACTCGAAATTGCTCTCTCACTggcttatttcacgatatttttctacaaaaaaataactaattattttaaaaataatactttgtagcatgcaaaatttttaagtacatttACTTTAACCAGATCTCTGaacaaatttcgtaaaaaagctttttttcatgcattatcccccattcccccgttaatcaaagaagacgaatttgctACTAaacattttctatcaagaaacttaatttttaactaaaatgaaggatctttagcaaaaaaattaatttttaacaaaatacgagggtagttcaataagtccttagaat comes from the Belonocnema kinseyi isolate 2016_QV_RU_SX_M_011 chromosome 6, B_treatae_v1, whole genome shotgun sequence genome and includes:
- the LOC117174382 gene encoding uncharacterized protein LOC117174382; amino-acid sequence: MSNIQCLPFLEGTKFIVVDEGVEATFAETLITGWLKMWQSKNLSNKIEMLLFSSPKHLHADQFNSMKLDNINISDFYSIKANETESIPEKLQKYLTTFPQNSIVIINCLSTLSLSVGLEKTISFVEKLKEKAGQLIGISRRDFGNLNIPKIETYGTTYLKLEQHFRIAQNNTIAYEGRYTHRKPGGGILRQSEFVTQDVTTYEITSAKISNDSSRKTKKAFSEKPKAVQTSFRIEMSDKEMEQRRNTPLPYTAAINPQKTTIYYEPEDVDDDEEEDLDGDLDI